Proteins from a genomic interval of Micromonospora sp. NBC_00389:
- a CDS encoding exonuclease SbcCD subunit D — MKILHTSDWHVGKVLKGQSRAEEHKAVLAGVIDIANAEQPDLVIVAGDLYDTAAPTSEATRLVTRALTALRRTGADVVAIGGNHDNGPALDALRPWAEAAGITLRGGVRENPDEHVIDGTTAGGERWRLAALPFLSQRYAVRALEMYELTAAEANQTYADHLGRVLGRLTEGFTEPDRVHLVTAHLTVTGAATGGGERDAHTVLGYAVPATVFPATAHYVALGHLHRAQRVVGPCPVRYSGSPLAVDFGEQENIPSVTLVEVTATTAARVREVPVTAASALRTVRGTLAQLAEIEAPDAWLRVYVREQPRAGLREEIQELLPRALEIRIDPELLAAPGSGARIAQRSGRSPRELFADYLDSRGHADEGVRELFDELFEEVDH; from the coding sequence GTGAAGATCCTGCACACCTCGGACTGGCACGTCGGCAAGGTGCTCAAGGGGCAGTCCCGGGCCGAGGAGCACAAGGCCGTACTGGCCGGCGTGATCGACATAGCCAACGCCGAGCAGCCGGATCTGGTCATCGTCGCCGGCGACCTCTACGACACCGCCGCGCCCACCTCGGAGGCGACCCGGCTGGTCACCCGGGCGCTGACCGCGCTGCGTCGCACCGGCGCGGACGTGGTCGCGATCGGCGGCAACCACGACAACGGCCCGGCACTGGACGCGCTGCGACCCTGGGCGGAGGCCGCCGGCATCACGCTGCGCGGCGGTGTGCGGGAAAACCCGGACGAGCACGTGATCGACGGCACCACCGCCGGCGGCGAGCGGTGGCGGCTGGCCGCGCTCCCGTTCCTGTCCCAGCGGTACGCGGTGCGTGCGCTGGAGATGTACGAGTTGACCGCCGCCGAGGCCAACCAGACCTACGCCGACCACCTGGGCCGGGTGCTGGGTCGGCTCACCGAGGGCTTCACCGAGCCGGACCGGGTGCACCTGGTCACCGCGCATCTGACCGTGACGGGCGCGGCCACCGGCGGCGGCGAACGGGACGCGCACACCGTGCTCGGCTACGCCGTGCCGGCCACCGTCTTCCCGGCCACCGCGCACTACGTGGCACTGGGCCACCTGCACCGGGCGCAGCGGGTCGTCGGCCCCTGCCCGGTGCGCTACAGCGGCAGCCCGCTCGCGGTCGACTTCGGCGAGCAGGAAAACATCCCCTCGGTGACGCTGGTCGAGGTGACCGCCACCACCGCCGCCCGGGTCCGCGAGGTGCCGGTGACCGCGGCGAGTGCGCTACGCACCGTGCGGGGCACCCTGGCCCAGCTCGCCGAGATCGAGGCGCCGGACGCGTGGCTGCGCGTGTACGTGCGGGAGCAACCCCGCGCCGGCCTGCGCGAGGAGATCCAGGAGCTGCTCCCCCGAGCGCTGGAGATCCGGATCGACCCGGAGCTGCTCGCCGCGCCGGGCAGCGGCGCCCGCATCGCGCAACGGTCGGGGCGCTCGCCCCGGGAGTTGTTCGCCGACTACCTGGACAGCCGGGGCCACGCAGACGAGGGCGTCCGGGAACTCTTCGACGAGCTCTTCGAGGAGGTCGACCACTGA
- a CDS encoding ATP-binding protein: protein MTDDGPDGLDSPGQPVGRVLGTADATPLQFWTAVAPGSYLQLDDVVVTRRELPDREPVTIAGVVTQVRARHEGAQFDSDVFAIADGTLPAQVQEAAEVTTTRVDPEFYVPPTPGAVVHRAEGDARARALHFDRMERRIPMGMGRDGVPVYLNADFLDGSRGAHVSISGISGVATKTSFATFLLYSVFRSGVLGGDAVNAKALIFNVKGEDLLFLDHPNTRLDEPTRAAYAKLGLTAGAFPDVRVYAPPRVGDSAGTPDVSSRLTGVDAFYWTLSEFCADRLLPYVFADADDERQQYTMVVHSVTAHLARYAQPADGGVSIDGVRLGSYGDLVDHIVDQLNDDETRSDWAGSAVGLGTVNAFARRLIGSKKDLARLIRGDLTTRRPHSINTSESAQVTVVDLHNLPDRAQRFVVGVTLKSEFERKEKSGTAKPLLFVVLDELNKYAPREGSSPIKEVLLDIAERGRSLGVILIGAQQTASEVERRIVTNSAIRVVGRLDPAEASRPEYGFLPPAQRQRALLAKPGTMFVNQPDIPVPLCLEFPFPAWATRVSEAGRAPSETLRSITQSADPFAVVGSGGGTDDDIPF from the coding sequence ATGACCGACGACGGCCCCGACGGCCTCGACAGCCCGGGCCAGCCGGTCGGCCGGGTGCTCGGCACCGCCGACGCCACCCCGTTGCAGTTCTGGACGGCCGTGGCGCCCGGCAGCTACCTCCAGCTCGACGACGTGGTGGTCACCCGGCGTGAGCTGCCCGACCGGGAGCCGGTGACGATCGCCGGGGTGGTCACCCAGGTCCGGGCCCGGCACGAGGGTGCCCAGTTCGACTCGGACGTCTTCGCCATCGCCGACGGGACGCTGCCGGCGCAGGTGCAGGAGGCGGCCGAGGTGACCACCACCCGGGTCGATCCGGAGTTCTACGTGCCGCCGACCCCCGGCGCCGTGGTGCACCGTGCCGAGGGTGACGCGCGCGCCCGGGCGCTGCACTTCGACCGGATGGAGCGGCGCATCCCAATGGGGATGGGCCGCGACGGGGTGCCGGTCTACCTCAACGCCGACTTCCTCGACGGCAGCCGGGGCGCGCACGTCTCCATCTCCGGCATCTCCGGGGTGGCCACCAAGACCAGCTTCGCCACCTTCCTGCTCTACTCGGTCTTCCGCTCGGGCGTGCTGGGCGGCGACGCGGTCAACGCCAAGGCGCTGATCTTCAACGTCAAGGGCGAGGACCTGCTCTTCCTCGACCACCCCAACACCCGGCTCGACGAGCCCACCCGTGCGGCGTACGCGAAGCTCGGGCTGACCGCCGGCGCCTTCCCCGACGTGCGGGTGTACGCCCCGCCCCGGGTCGGCGACTCCGCCGGCACACCGGACGTGAGCAGCCGCCTCACCGGCGTGGACGCCTTCTACTGGACGCTCAGCGAGTTCTGCGCCGACCGGCTGCTGCCGTACGTCTTCGCCGACGCCGACGACGAGCGCCAGCAGTACACGATGGTGGTCCACTCGGTCACCGCGCACCTGGCCCGGTACGCCCAGCCCGCCGACGGTGGGGTGAGCATCGACGGGGTCCGGCTCGGCTCCTACGGCGACCTGGTCGACCACATCGTCGACCAGCTCAACGACGACGAGACCCGCTCCGACTGGGCGGGCAGCGCGGTCGGCCTGGGCACGGTCAACGCGTTCGCCCGGCGGTTGATCGGCAGCAAGAAGGACCTCGCCCGGCTGATCCGCGGCGACCTGACCACCCGCCGCCCGCACTCGATCAACACCAGCGAGTCCGCGCAGGTCACCGTGGTCGACCTGCACAACCTTCCGGACCGCGCCCAGCGCTTCGTGGTCGGTGTGACGCTCAAGAGCGAGTTCGAGCGCAAGGAGAAGTCCGGCACCGCCAAGCCGCTGCTCTTCGTCGTCCTCGACGAGCTCAACAAGTACGCCCCCCGGGAAGGCTCCTCGCCGATCAAGGAGGTCCTGCTGGACATCGCCGAGCGGGGCCGTTCGCTCGGGGTGATCCTGATCGGCGCCCAGCAGACGGCGAGCGAGGTGGAGCGGCGCATCGTCACCAACTCGGCGATCCGGGTGGTCGGCCGGCTCGATCCGGCCGAGGCCTCCCGCCCGGAGTACGGTTTCCTGCCCCCGGCGCAGCGGCAGCGGGCGCTGCTGGCCAAGCCGGGCACCATGTTCGTCAACCAGCCGGACATCCCGGTGCCGCTCTGCCTGGAGTTCCCGTTCCCGGCCTGGGCCACCCGGGTCTCCGAGGCGGGCCGGGCTCCATCGGAGACGCTCCGCTCGATCACCCAGTCCGCCGACCCGTTCGCCGTGGTGGGCTCCGGCGGCGGCACCGACGACGACATCCCGTTCTAG
- a CDS encoding pyrimidine reductase family protein, whose translation MTVGIPIRRLWPEPSELPLDDAALTTLYGRADRPRLRVNFVSSLDGAVSVDGYSAGLSGEPDKRVFGLLRMLCDALLVAAGTLRHEGYRAVRLDERRRAWRRANGLAEYPTLVVVSGTLDLDPAQAALADAPVRPIVLTHAGADPPPGLTDVADVLPFGADRVDLAAGLDELHRRGLSQLLCEGGPHLFGALTAADLIDELCLTVSPLLAGPGPGRITAGTATPPRQLPLRHVLAADDGVLMLRHARP comes from the coding sequence ATGACCGTCGGAATCCCGATCCGACGGCTCTGGCCCGAGCCGTCCGAGCTGCCGCTCGACGACGCCGCGCTGACCACGCTCTACGGCCGCGCCGACCGGCCCCGGCTGCGGGTCAACTTCGTCTCCAGCCTGGACGGCGCGGTCTCCGTGGACGGCTACTCCGCCGGACTATCCGGCGAGCCGGACAAGCGGGTCTTCGGCCTGCTGCGGATGCTCTGCGACGCGCTGCTGGTGGCCGCCGGCACGCTCCGGCACGAGGGCTACCGGGCGGTTCGGCTCGACGAGCGCCGCCGCGCCTGGCGCCGCGCGAACGGGCTGGCCGAGTACCCGACGCTGGTGGTCGTCTCCGGCACGCTCGACCTGGACCCCGCGCAGGCCGCCCTCGCCGACGCGCCGGTACGCCCGATCGTGCTCACCCACGCCGGCGCCGACCCGCCGCCCGGCCTCACCGACGTCGCCGACGTGCTGCCCTTCGGCGCGGACCGGGTCGACCTGGCCGCCGGGCTCGACGAGCTGCACCGGCGCGGGCTGTCCCAACTACTCTGCGAGGGCGGCCCGCACCTGTTCGGCGCGCTCACCGCCGCCGACCTGATCGACGAGCTGTGCCTCACCGTGTCGCCGCTGCTCGCCGGCCCCGGCCCGGGTCGGATCACCGCCGGCACCGCCACGCCGCCCCGGCAGCTGCCGCTGCGGCACGTACTCGCCGCCGACGACGGCGTCCTCATGCTCCGCCACGCCCGCCCGTAA